AATTTTTATTCCGCAGAGTGTGCGAAAGAGTAAGAGAGAAGAGTGAGAGCCAGCCGGTTTCGCCAAAGatagttggttggttggtgtgtcGAGATATCGAAGCAGGAAGGGAGAGAAATAGCGAGAAGCCCCGCGCGCGCTTACAGCCTACTGAATTTCTTTAGAAGAACTAAAGTCCCCAACACACCACAGAGCAGAAAAGATGATGTCGACTAACACTTGCTTCAAGTGCGATCGTCCCGGTCATTATGCCCGCGACTGCCAGAACGTTGGAGGCGGCGGTGGCCGTGGAGTCGGTGGACCGCGTGACCGTCGGGACTTCGGAAGACGGGAGAAGTGCTACAAGTGTAACCAGATGGGACACTTTGCCCGTGACTGCAAGGAGGACCTGGACCGGTGCTACCGGTGCAATGGTGAGTAGAGAGCCTATGATATCTtatattctttaaaaaatgaaatttcttGTATGTCTGATGGTAGAAATATGCCTTAGAATTTTCAGAGCAAAGCACATTTTGTTGGGTTATGTTTGCCCTCAACGCGGTGTCGTTTGACGTTGGCAAGAAACCGGCGACAACCACCATGTTGTGTGCCGTCTGCGTGCGTGGCGACTGTTCAATTTTGTGTATTGGTGTGTTATGTCGTCACACCGCAAATCATCGTCCATTACGCGTTGCAATCGCAATCTTTTTCCCTCAACCTCATGGAGAAGATTTCCTCCATTACTGTATCGAATTCGGATTTTAGTTCACCTCATTTGAAGTAGGTAAAACTCCATTTCATAACTGGTTTCCATTATGAAGTGTAGTTAGAGCGGCAGCGAGAGTTGgcagacgcacacacaccctggTTGCCGGTTACCGGCTCTCTGCGCTCgtacaaaacgcaaaacataCGCAGccggtgtggttgtgtgtgcgtgtatcaAAAACCTACCGCCAGATCGCGCTACCATTGAcgacacgcacacagccaAAACCCCGGTGCATAAAACACGTAAACGGTGTGTGCTCTGTTCTTGTTGGagaacgtgtgtttgtgtggggcGATTGCTTCGATGGCCGGCGGCAGCTGCGACGGCGATCTCTTCACACTTTTGTGTGCCAAAACCCACCCCACGGGGAaaacgtgattttttttttcttgccaagCAAAAATTATATTGCGTCGTTTGCATTTCTTCTTCGCACGATTGCCGGCGGGTTTTGGTGGACGTTGAGTACGCAATTCTATTGCGTACATAATTCACTGTTGTGAACCTGAACCTGTCTTTGCTCATCAAGATGAATAACTAATTGTGCGATTTAATATGCTTTCCATTCTTATCTAATGTAGGGAAGTAAATGTTACCGTACTCTATTAGAACTTTTGATCGCGATGGTGGTGAATCGCATGTGTTCTTCGCAATTTCTACTTTCAGTTTTTTCAAGGTCTACCTAATTACACCAGCACATTTTATCCCCGCCGTTCTCATTGACTGGCCTGGCAACGTGTAACTACGTGTACCGCGCCACCACATAAGCAGGGGTTGGCAAACTTCCATCTAtcggcggttttttttttggttgctgttgcatGGTTTTCATCGCTTTCGAGCAGAAAATTGTAGCTACAGTAGATACTTGTTCCTTACCCATTAGTTCCTGCATCTCGTGCGCACTGGGCTGCGAAGTGGGATGATCAATGGCGTTGATTATGCATACATAAGCAAAACCTATGGATTTAAGCCGTGTTTACCTGTTTAAGCAGAATAATGGAAAGGGGAGACGTCTcggttttaattttcctctaGCCGATTTTTCCCTTCCCATAAAACGGGGTGATTGTACTTGTGAGCTGTTGAAACCTGAAATTAATCGATGCAATTTAATCGATCATCAACACCGACGCGCGGCTATTGTGGTTTACTTTCCAGTGTCAACGGTTTTCTTTTATCGATTAATATGCATCTTGTTCGTTTTGTGCTGGAAACAGCTTTCTCTAAAAGACACACGTAGAGTAGGCCAGTGTGAAAAGTCCGtgggtatattttttttctcaaacacACCTCAATGGGGTAGATGAGGAGGGAGAATGGGTTGCCGACCGATTGTGGGCGgtaatgacgatgatgatgacgaaagTGCCATAatgtgtggtggtgtgtggtaCATGCGCGCCATGCAAGAAGCGCTACATCACCAACATAACACGAAGGCGCGCGCGGTCCGCAGTCTCTCACTGCTGTCTTGTCCGTGTTTtggttgtgcgtgtgtgtgggaatTTTTTCTTGTCTGTCCCTGTTGGCTGTTGAAAGAAAACTTTAGCCTTTTTTAACAGCGGAGAATTTTCCTGAATTGAAGAATTTCATCCGTTTCTTCGCCCATATCTCAGAAAACTTGAAATATTGATAAAGTTATTACACTGTGAAAATAGCTCTCATTTTGCTATACTTGTGTGCTTCGTAACTgttaaagatttgaaatcgTTGAACTTCTGATATGGAACTTCTGATTGGGTTATCAGCGTTAGCATCAAACTAACAATTTGCGGTTTATTTCAACAATCATTAATATAGCTGGCTTGCGATAAGAAAAAGCATGGTCAGATAGACCACAAATCGATTATGTTCGCACAAGGAAATCGAGCCTACTTCTCGTGCCACCGATAAGAGATTGCTTAATGGCATTGTACCTAAGCCCCAATGTGAACCCCCGCGAAGAGAAACAGTagaatgaaacattaaacagCCAGGATCTTCTATTGCTAGTAATATTAGCAAATAATCGTTTCTCTGTAGTActaaattattcttttttttcatccaataTTAACAGGCAGCGGTCATATCGCGCGCGATTGCAGTCTGTCCCCGGATGACTCGTGTTGCTACAACTGCAACCAGAGCGGCCATCTGGCCCGCAACTGCCCGGAGAAGAGTGACCGCGACATGAACGTGTCGTGTTACAACTGTAACAAGAGCGGCCACATCTCGCGTAACTGTCCGTCGGGCGACAAGTCGTGCTACAGCTGTGGCAAGATCGGCCACTTGAGTCGCGACTGCACAGAGAACAAGGGTCGCGATTAGAAGTCGGGTTACTCGTCGTGGTGTGGCAGTAACAACAACACTGCGGCGTATTTCCGCTTGCCACATCagtcctcctcctcctcttctacggcagcagcagtagctgCGAATGCATCAACATCAccgcatcagcaacagcagcagcagcagcaacagcaacatcatcatcatcaccagcagcagcagccgcagcacatgcaacaacagcaacagtcgcAGATGaaccaccatcaacagcagccACCAACGGCGCCGCCAccccaccatcatcatcatcatcatcatacgcATCATCCAGCGGCGGCGTCGGCCGGTCCACTGCACGGTATGCCTCACG
This Anopheles marshallii chromosome 3, idAnoMarsDA_429_01, whole genome shotgun sequence DNA region includes the following protein-coding sequences:
- the LOC128711615 gene encoding CCHC-type zinc finger nucleic acid binding protein-like gives rise to the protein MMSTNTCFKCDRPGHYARDCQNVGGGGGRGVGGPRDRRDFGRREKCYKCNQMGHFARDCKEDLDRCYRCNGSGHIARDCSLSPDDSCCYNCNQSGHLARNCPEKSDRDMNVSCYNCNKSGHISRNCPSGDKSCYSCGKIGHLSRDCTENKGRD